CGCTTGCTGGCGATTGACCGTGACCATCAGGCGATTGCAGCCGCCAAATCTATTGAAGATCCTCGTTTTACCATCGTACACGGCCCATTCTCCGAGTTGTCGCACTATGTGCGGGAACGCGAACTGGTGGGCAAGATCGACGGCGTTCTGCTCGATCTGGGCGTTTCTTCGCCGCAGCTTGACGACGCGGAGCGCGGATTCTCCTTTATGCGCGACGGGCCGCTGGACATGCGCATGGATCCGTCCACCGGCCTGTCTGCCGCAGAGTGGCTGATGAAGGCCGAAGCGGACGACATCGCCTGGGTGCTGAAAACCTTTGGCGAAGAGCGTTTCGCCAAGCGTATCGCGCGCGCCATCGTCGAAAGAAACCGCGTGGAGCCGATGACGCGCACCAAAGAGTTGGCGGATCTGATTGCCGATGCCAGCCCGTTCCGTGAAAAGCACAAGCATCCGGCGACGCGCAGCTTCCAGGCGATTCGTATCTATATCAACAGCGAGCTGGAAGAGATCGAGCGTGCGCTCGACGGCGCGCTGGAAGTGCTGGCCCCACAGGGCCGTTTGTCGATCATCAGCTTCCACTCGCTGGAAGACCGCATCGTCAAACGCTTTATGCGTCACCATAGCCGCGGCGCCCAGGTGCCGGCGGGCATTCCGTTGACCGAAGAACAGCTGCGCGGCATGGGCGGCCGGACGCTGAAAGCGCTGGGAAAAATGATGCCTTCGGAAGCGGAAGTGGCGGACAACCCGCGTGCGCGCAGCTCGGTGCTGCGTATTGCTGAGAGGATGCCCGCGTGATCGGCAACGAACGCCACGGTTTGGTCGGGGTCATTGGCGGCGACCTGCTGCGCAACGCCAAGATCCCCATGATTTTACTGATTGCGTCACTGGTCTCCGCGATTTTCGTGGTGACCACCGCGCACCGCACCCGCCTGCTGACCGCCGAGCGCGAGCAGCTGGTTCTGGAGCGCGATGCGCTGGATATCGAGTGGCGCAACCTGATTTTAGAAGAGAACGCCCTCGGCGATCACAGCCGGGTTGAACGTATCGCAACAGAAAAACTGCAGATGCAACATGTTGATCCATCGCAGGAAAATATCATAGTTAAACAATGAATGGTTTAACCGGAATAATGACACGGAGTAGAAAGGAAACGCATGAAAGCAGCGCGCCCCGGTAAGTTGAGACGCCAGGAAGATCAGGCCAGCTTTGTCAGCTGGCGTTTTGCGTTGCTGTGCGGCTGCATTTTGCTGGCGATGGTCGGCCTGATGCTGCGCGTCGCGTACCTGCAGGTCATCAACCCCGATCGTCTGGTGAAAGAAGGCGACATGCGTTCGCTGCGCGTGCAGGAAGTGCCGACCGCGCGCGGCATGATCAGCGATCGCGCCGGCCGTCCGTTGGCGGTCAGCGTGCCGGTCAATGCGGTGTGGGCGGATCCGAAAGAGCTGAACGAGCGCGGCGGCATCACGCTGGACAGCCGTTGGAAAGCGCTTTCCGATGCGCTGAACATCCCGCTGGACCAATTATCCAACCGTATTAACGCCAACCCGAAAGGGCGCTTCGTTTATCTGGCGCGCCAGGTTAACCCGGCGATCGGCGACTACATCCACAAGCTCAAGTTGCCGGGGATCTACCTGCGGCAGGAGTCACGCCGGTACTATCCGGCGGGGCAGGTGACGTCGCACATCATCGGCGTGACCAACATCGACGGGCAAGGTATCGAAGGCGTAGAGAAGAGCTTCGACCGCTGGCTGACCGGGCAACCGGGTGAGAGAACGGTGCGTAAGGACCGCTTCGGCCGGGTCATCGAAGATATCTCCTCCGTCGACAGCCAGGCGGCGCACAACCTGGTACTGAGCGTCGATGAACGCCTGCAGGCGCTGGTGTATCGCGAGCTGAACAACGCCGTGGCGTTCAACAAGGCCGAGTCGGGCACTGCGGTGCTGATCGACGTGAACACCGGCGAAGTGCTGGCGATGGCCAACAGCCCGTCTTACAACCCGAACAACATGGCCGGTACGCCGAAAGAGACCATGCGTAACCGTGCCATCACCGATATTTTTGAACCCGGTTCAACCGTGAAGCCGATGGTGGTGATGACCGCGCTGCAAAACGGCGTGGTGAGAGAAAACAGCGTGCTGAACACCATCCCGTACCGCATTCAGGGCCACGAGATCAAAGACGTGGCGCGGTACTCGGAGCTGTCATTGACCGGGATCTTGCAGAAGTCGAGTAACGTCGGTGTTTCAAAGCTGGCGTTAGCGATGCCGTCCTCAGCGTTAGTAGATACTTACTCTCGTTTTGGGCTGGGAAAAGCGACCAATTTGGGGCTGGTCGGAGAAAGCAGTGGCATATACCCAAAAAAACAACGGTGGTCTGACATAGAGAGGGCCACCTTCTCTTTCGGCTACGGGCTGATGGTAACTCCGTTACAGTTGGCGCGAGTCTATGCAACGATCGGCAGCCTGGGCGTGTATCGCCCATTGTCGATCACCAAGGTTGACCCTCCGGTCGCCGGTGAACGCGTTTTCCCTGAACCTCTGGTGCGCACCGTGGTGCACATGATGGAAAGCGTGGCCTTGCCGGGTGGCGGCGGCGTGAAAGCCGCCATCAAGGGATACCGTATCGCCATCAAAACCGGTACCGCGAAAAAAGTGGGTCCGGACGGCAAATACGTCAACCGATACATCGCTTATACCGCCGGCGTCGCGCCGGCAAGTAACCCCCGTTTTGCCCTGGTGGTCGTCATCAACGACCCGCAGGGTGGGAAATACTATGGTGGCGCAATCTCCGCGCCGGTGTTCGGTGCCATCATGGGCGGCGTATTACGTACCATGAACGTCGAGCCTGACGCGTTGCCTACCGGTGACAAAAGCGAATTAGTGATTAACAAGAAAGAGGGTTCAGGTGGCAGATCGTAATTTGCGCGACTTACTCGCCCCGTGGGTGCCGACGGCACCCGGGCGCGCGCTGCGGGAAATGACATTAGACAGCCGTGTGGCGGCTGCCGGGGATCTGTTTGTCGCCGTTGTCGGCCATCAAACGGATGGACGCCGCTATATTCCGCAGGCCATCGCGCAGGGCGTCGCCGCTGTGATCGCCGAAGCTGACGGTCAGGCCGAAGACGGCGCCATCGTTGAAATGCACGGCGTGCCGGTGATCTACCTGAGCCAACTGAACCAGCGCCTTTCCGCGCTGGCCGGGCGTTTTTACCATCAGCCGGGCGAGCGTCTGCGTCTGGTCGGCGTGACCGGTACCAACGGCAAAACCACCACCACCCAACTGCTGGCGCAGTGGAGCCAACTGCTGGGCGAAACCAGCGCGGTGATGGGTACCGTCGGCAACGGCCTGCTGGGCCAGGTGTGTCCGACCGAGAATACCACCGGTTCTGCGGTGGATGTTCAACACGTATTAAACGATTTGGCGGAACAGGGCGCGACCTTCGCCGCCATGGAAGTCTCTTCCCACGGTCTGGTGCAACACCGGGTAGCGGCGCTGCCGTTCGCCGCCGCGGTCTTCACCAACCTGAGCCGTGACCACCTGGATTACCACGGTGACATGGCCAATTACGAGGCGGCCAAATGGTCGCTGTTCGCTGCCCACAGCGTGGGGCAGGCGATCATCAACGCGGACGATGAAGTCGGTCAGCGCTGGCTCGGCAAGCTGCCGGATGCGGTGGCGGTGACGATGCAGGGCAACCTGCAGCCGGGCTGTCACGGCCGCTGGCTGAAAACCACGGCGGTTGACTATCACGACAACGGCGCCACCGTTCGTTTCAGCTCCAGTTGGGGCGACGGCGAGATCGAAAGCCGCCTGATGGGCGCTTTCAACGTCAGCAACCTGCTGTTGGCATTGGCGACGCTGTTGTCACTGGGCTATCCGCTGGAGGCGTTGGTGGAAACCGGCAGCCGCCTGCAGCCGGTCTGCGGCCGTATGGAAGTGTTTAACGCGCCGGGCAAACCGACGGTGGTGGTGGATTACGCCCACACGCCGGATGCGCTGGAGAAAGCGCTGGAAGCCGCGCGTCTGCACTGCCAGGGGCAGCTGTGGTGCGTGTTCGGCTGCGGCGGCGATCGCGACAAGGGCAAGCGTCCGCTGATGGGTGGCATCGCCGAGCAGTTCGCCGATCGCGTGGTGATCACCGATGACAACCCGCGTACCGAAGAGCCGCGCGCGATTATCAACGACATCCTGACCGGATTGCTGGACGCCGGGCAGGCGCTGGTGATCCACGGCCGCGCCGAAGCGGTGACCAGCGCCATCATGCAGGCGCAGGAACAGGATGTGGTGTTGGTGGCAGGCAAAGGCCACGAAGATTATCAGCAGGTAGGCAACCGCCGCCTGGATTACTCCGACCGCACGACGGTCGCCCGACTGCTGGGGGTGCTGGCATGATCCCTGTCTCTCTTCAGACACTGGCTGAGGTATTGAGCGCTGAACTGATCGGCGCCGATTGCCAAATTGTCGAGGTGACGACAGACACCCGCAAGGTGACCGCCGGTTGCCTGTTTGTGGCGCTGAAAGGCGAGCGTTTCGACGCTCATGACTTCGCGGCGGATGCCGTAGCCGCAGGTGCCGGGGCGCTGCTGGTCAGTAAGCGCTTATTGGTGGACGTGCCGCAGCTGGTGGTGCAAGACACCCGTCTGGCGTTGGGGCAGCTTGGCGCCTGGGTGCGTCAGCAGGTGCCGGCGCGCGTGGTGGCGCTAACCGGTTCCTCGGGCAAGACATCGGTGAAAGAAATGACCGCCGCCATTCTGCGCGAATGCGGCGAAGTGTTGTATACCGCCGGCAACTTCAATAACGACATCGGCGTGCCGCTGACGCTGTTGCGTCTGGAGCCGCAGCATGATTTTGCCGTGATAGAGCTGGGCGCTAACCATATTGGCGAAATCGCTTACACCACCGCATTGACGCGTCCGCAGACCGCTTTGGTGAACAACCTGGCGGCTGCGCACCTGGAAGGCTTCGGCTCGCTGGCCGGCGTCGCCCAGGCGAAAGGTGAAATCTTTACCGGCCTGCCGGCCGACGGCGTGGCGATCATCAACGCCGATAACAACGACTGGCCGCACTGGCAAAGCATGCTGGGCGGCAAAACCGTCTGGCGCTTCTCGCCGCAGGCCGCCGAAGGCGTGGACTTCTTCGCGGATAACGTGCGGGTGAACGGTGCAGGCACGCAGTTCACGCTGCACAGCCCGTTCGGCACCGCCGAGATCGCGCTGCCGCTGCCGGGGCGCCACAACGTGGCCAATGCGCTGGCGGCAACGGCGCTGGCGATGTCGGTGGGTGCCACCCTCGAAGCGGTGCGTCAGGGGTTGAAACAGTTGCAGGCGGTGCCGGGGCGTCTGTACCCGGTAGCGCTGGCCGAAGGCAAGCTGCTGCTGGACGACAGCTATAACGCCAACGTTGGGTCGATGACCGCAGCGGCTCAGGTGCTGGCAGAGATGCCGGGCTACCGTGTGATGGTGGTCGGCGATATGGCCGAGCTGGGCGCAGAAGCGGAAGAGTGCCACCGTCAAGTGGGCGAAGCCACCCGTCTCGCCGGCGTCGACAAAGTGATCAGCGTCGGCGGTTTGAGCCGCGTGCTGAGCGAGGCGTCCGGCAACGGCGAACATTATCAGGACAAGACAGCAGTGATCGCGCGCGTGGCGGAATTACTGTCGAAACATGCGGTAATTACCGTGTTAATCAAAGGTTCACGTAGTGCCGCAATGGAGCAGGTAGTACGCGCGTTACAGGAGAAAGCACCATGTTAGTTTGGCTGGCCGAGCATTTGGTCAAGTATTACTCAGGCTTCAACGTCTTTTCTTATCTGACGTTCCGAGCCATTGTCAGCCTGCTGACCGCGCTGTTCCTGTCGTTGTGGATGGGCCCGCGGGTGATCAAGCGTCTGCAAGAAATGTCCTTTGGCCAGGTGGTACGTAACGACGGCCCCGAGTCGCACTTCAGCAAACGCGGCACGCCGACCATGGGCGGCATCATGATCCTGACCTCCATCACCATTTCGGTGCTGATGTGGGCTTATCCGTCCAATCCGTATGTCTGGTGCGTGCTGTTCGTGCTGGTGGGTTACGGCATCGTCGGTTTTGTCGACGACTACCGCAAGGTGGTGCGTAAGGACACCAAAGGGCTGATCGCCCGCTGGAAGTATTTCTGGCAGTCGGTGATTGCGCTGATTGTCGCATTCGCCATGTACGCCGTAGGAAAAGACACGCCAGCCACCGAGCTGGTTGTGCCGTTCTTTAAGGACGTGATGCCGCAGTTGGGCTTGCTGTACATCCTGCTGGCCTATTTCGTGATCGTCGGCACCAGCAATGCGGTCAACCTGACCGACGGCCTGGACGGCCTGGCGATCATGCCGACGGTATTCGTGGCGGCCGGCTTCGCGCTGGTGGCCTGGGCGACCGGTAACATGAACTTCGCCAACTACCTGCATATTCCGTATCTGCGTCATGCCGGCGAGCTGGTGATCGTGTGTACCGCCATCGTCGGCGCCGGTCTCGGGTTCCTGTGGTTTAACACTTACCCTGCTCAGGTGTTTATGGGCGACGTCGGTTCGCTGGCGCTGGGCGGCGCGCTGGGCACCATTGCGGTGCTGCTGCGCCAGGAGTTCCTGTTGGTGATTATGGGCGGCGTATTCGTGGTAGAGACGCTGTCGGTGATCCTGCAGGTGGGGTCGTTCAAGCTGCGCGGGCAACGCATTTTCCGCATGGCGCCGATTCACCACCACTATGAATTGAAAGGCTGGCCGGAGCCGCGCGTGATCGTGCGCTTCTGGATCATTTCGCTGATGCTGGTGCTGATTGGCCTGGCAACGCTGAAGGTGCGTTAATCATGGCAGACTATCAGGGTAGAAAAGTCGTCATCATCGGGTTGGGCCTCACCGGCCTGTCCTGTGTCGATTTCTTCATGGCGCGCGGCGTGACGCCGCGCGTGATGGATACCCGTATCGCGCCGCCAGGGTTGGACAAACTGCCGGAAAGCGTGGAGCGCCATCTGGGCGATCTGAATCAGGACTGGCTGCTGGCGGCAGATCTGATCGTCGCCAGCCCGGGCGTCGCGTTGGCGACCCCGGCATTGAGCGCCGCGGCGGAAGCCGGCGTGGAAATCGTCGGCGACGTCGAACTGTTCTGCCGTGAAGCGCAGGCGCCTATCGTGGCGATCACCGGCTCCAACGGCAAGAGCACCGTCACCACCCTGGTGGGTGAGATGGCGAAAGCCGCCGGTTGGGCGGTGGGCGTGGGCGGCAATATTGGCCTGCCGGCGCTGAGCCTGCTGCGCCAGGAATGTCAGCTTTACGTGCTGGAGCTGTCCAGCTTCCAGCTGGAAACGACGTATAGCCTGCGGGCGGCGGCGGCGACCATCCTGAACGTGACCGAAGATCATATGGATCGCTATCCGTTCGGCCTGCAGCAGTATCGCGGCGCCAAGCTGCGCGTGTATGAAAACGCCGCAGTATGCGTGGTGAACGCGGACGATGCGCTGACCATGCCGGTGCGCGGTGCCGACGAGCGCTGCGTCAGCTTTGGTGCCGACGTGGGCGACTATCATTTGAACCGTCAGCAGGGGGAAACCTGGCTGCGGGTGCGCGGCGAGAAGGTGCTGAATACGCGCGAGATGAAGCTGACCGGCCGCCACAACTTCACCAACGCCCTGGCGGCGCTGGCATTGGCGGATGCGGTCAACATCCCGCGCGCGTCCAGCCTGAAGGCGCTGACCACCTTCACCGGCCTGGCACACCGCTTCCAGCTGGCCTGGGAGAATAACGGCGTGCGTTGGATCAACGATTCCAAAGCCACCAACGTCGGCAGCACCGAAGCGGCGCTGAACGGCCTGCAGGTGGACGGCACGCTGCATCTGCTGCTGGGCGGCGACGGCAAGTCCGCCGATTTCTCGCCGCTGGCGCGCTATCTGCAGGGCGACAATGTGCGTCTGTATTGCTTTGGCCGCGACGGCGCCCAGTTGGCGCGGCTGCGGCCGGAAGTGGCGACGCTGACCGAAACCATGGAGCAGGCGATGCGCACCATCGCCGGCCGCGTACAGCCTGGCGATATGGTATTGCTGTCGCCGGCCTGCGCCAGCCTCGATCAGTTCCGTAATTTTGAAGTGCGCGGCGATGAGTTCGCCCGCCTGGCGCAGGAGCTTGGCGGATGAAACTACGCTTGCCGAACTTCGGGCTGACAGAACGGCTGAAAGACTGGGTGACCGGCGCGCGTGACAACGACGCGGTCAACATGGTGCTGTACGATCGCACCCTGCTGTGGCTGACCTTCGGGTTGGCGATCATCGGTTTCGTGATGGTGACCTCGGCGTCGATGCCGATCGGCCAACGCCTGGCGGACGATCCGTTCCTGTTCGCCAAACGTGACGCGCTGTACCTCGGCCTGGCGTTCGGCCTGTCGCTGGTGACGCTGCGCGTCCCGATGGAAGTTTGGCAGCGCTACAGCAACGTGATGCTGCTGATGTCGATCGTGATGCTGCTGATCGTGCTGGTGGTGGGGAGCTCGGTGAACGGGGCCTCGCGCTGGATCGCGATCGGCCCGCTGCGTATTCAGCCGGCGGAGCTGTCCAAGCTGTCGCTGTTCTGCTACCTGGCGAGCTATCTGGTGCGCAAGGTGGAAGAGGTGCGCAGCAACTTCTGGGGGTTCTGTAAGCCGATGGGCGTGATGGTGGTGCTGGCGGTACTGCTGCTGGCGCAGCCGGACCTCGGTACCGTGGTAGTGCTGTTCATCACCACGCTGGCGATGCTGTTCCTGGCCGGCGCGAAAATGTGGCAGTTCCTGGCGATCATCGGTTCTGGCGTGTTTGCCGTGGTGCTGCTGATCATCGCGGAACCGTACCGTATGCGCCGCGTGACTTCGTTCTGGAACCCGTGGGCCGACCCGTTCGGCAGCGGCTACCAGCTGACCCAGTCGCTGATGGCGTTCGGCCGCGGCGAGTTCTGGGGACAGGGGCTCGGCAACTCGGTGCAGAAACTGGAGTATTTGCCGGAGGCGCACACCGACTTCATCTTCTCCATTCTGGGTGAAGAACTGGGCTATATCGGTGTGGTTTTAGCCCTGTTAATGGTATTCTTCGTCGCTTTTCGCGCGATGTCCATCGGGCGCCGCGCGCTGGAGATCGACCAACGCTTCTCCGGCTTCCTGGCCTGCGCGATTGGCGTTTGGTTCAGCTTCCAGGCGCTGGTTAACGTTGGCGCCGCCGCGGGCATGCTGCCGACCAAAGGTCTGACGCTGCCGCTGATCAGTTACGGTGGCTCGAGCTTGCTGATTATGTCGACGGCCATCGTGCTGTTGCTGCGAATTGATTATGAAACGCGCCTGACCAAGGCTCAGGCGTTTGTGAAGAGGTAAGGGATGAGCGGGAAACCTAAGCGTTTAATGGTGATGGCAGGTGGTACCGGCGGACACGTGTTCCCGGGGCTGGCGGTCGCGCATCATCTGATGGCGCAGGGCTGGCAGGTGCGCTGGCTCGGAACCGCAGACCGAATGGAAGCCGATCTGGTGCCGAAGCACGGGATCGAGATTGATTTTATCCGCATCTCCGGCCTGCGCGGCAAAGGCCTGAAGGCCCAGCTGACTGCGCCGCTGCGGATCTGGCAGGCAGTGCGCCAGGCGAAAGCCATCATGCGCAGCTATCAGCCGGATGTGGTGCTGGGGATGGGGGGTTACGTTTCCGGCCCCGGCGGCCTGGCGGCCTGGCAGTGCGGCATCCCGGTGGTGTTGCACGAGCAGAACGGCATCGCCGGTTTGACCAACCGCTGGCTGGCGCGCATCGCCGCCAAAGTGATGCAGGCTTTCCCCGGCGCGTTCCCGAACGCCGAGGTGGTGGGCAACCCGGTGCGTACCGACGTGTTGGCGCTGCCATTGCCGGCGGAGCGTTTGCAAGGGCGCGAAGGCCCGATCCGCGTGCTGGTGATTGGCGGAAGTCAGGGCGCGCGCGTGCTGAATCAGACAGTTCCTGAAGTCGCGGCGCGTTTGGGCGATAGAATTACGCTCTGGCATCAGGTTGGCAAGGGCGCGCTGGAAACGGTGCTGCGCGACTACGAAAGGGTAGGGCAGACGCAGCACAAGGTGACCGAGTTCATCGACGACATGGCAGCCGCCTACGCCTGGGCCGACGTGGTGGTCTGCCGCTCCGGCGCGTTGACCGTCAGCGAAATCGCGGCGGCGGGGCTGCCGGCGATCTTCGTGCCGTTCATGCACAAGGACCGTCAGCAGTACTGGAATGCGCGTCCGCTGGAAGAAGCCGGCGCGGCGAAGATTATCGAACAGCCGCAGTTCAACGCCGATGTGGTGGCCGAACTGCTGGCGAGCTGGGATCGCAAGACGCTGCTGGCCATGGCCGAGAAAGCGCGAGCGGTCGCCATTCCGGACGCCACCGAGCGCGTGGCGGCGGAACTGGTGCGGCTCGCCAAGTAACGAGTGCAGGGGTTCGGTGTGCCGAGCCTGAATAAAGCAATGTGATGTAGGGCCGGGGTACCGGATCCGGATTAGAGAGAGTGATGAATACACAACAACTGGCGAAACTACGTACTATCGTGCCCGAGATGCGTCGCGTCCGGCACATTCACTTTGTCGGCATCGGTGGCGCCGGCATGGGTGGTATCGCCGAAGTGTTGGCAAACGAAGGGTATCAGATCAGCGGCTCCGACCTGGCGCCGAATCCGGTCACCCAACAGCTGAGCGCGCTCGGGGCGACGATTTACTTCAATCACCGTCCGGAAAATGTGCTGGATGCGAGCGTAGTGGTGGTCTCTACCGCCATCTCCGCCGACAACCCGGAGATCGTCGCCGCTCGTGAAGCGCGCATCCCGGTGATCCGCCGCGCAGAGATGCTGGCGGAGCTGATGCGTTTTCGCCACGGCATCGCTATCGCCGGCACGCACGGCAAAACCACCACCACGGCGATGGTTTCGAGCATTTACGCCGAAGCCCGCCTGGACCCGACCTTCGTCAACGGCGGGCTGGTGAAGGCGGCGGGCACCCACGCACGACTAGGGTCCAGCCGTTATCTGATTGCGGAAGCGGATGAGAGCGATGCGTCTTTCCTGCATCTGCAGCCGATGGTGGCCGTGGTCACCAACATCGAAGCCGACCACATGGACACGTACCAGGGCGACTTCGAGAACTTGAAGCAGACGTTTATCAATTTCTTGCACAACCTGCCGTTCTACGGCCGCGCGGTGATGTGCATCGACGACCCGGTGGTGCGTGAGCTGTTGCCGCGCGTGGGTCGCCACATCACCACCTACGGCTTCAGTGAAGATGCCGATGTGCGGATCGAAGACTACCGGCAGATTGGGCCGCAGGGGCACTTTACCCTGAGCCGTCAGGACAAGCCGTTACTGACGGTGACGCTGAACGCGCCGGGCCGCCACAATGCGTTGAACGCAGCGGCGGCGGTAGCGGTGGCGACCGAAGAAGGCATTGACGACGAGGATATCCTGCGCGCGTTGGCGGGCTTCCAGGGCACCGGGCGTCGCTTCGATTTCCTCGGGGAGTTCCCGCTGGAGCCGGTCAACGGCAAAGCGGGCAGCGCGATGCTGGTGGACGACTATGGCCACCACCCGACCGAGGTGGACGCCACCCTGAAAGCGGCGCGCGCCGGTTGGCCGGACAAGCGCTTGGTGATGATCTTCCAACCGCACCGTTATACGCGTACGCGCGATCTGTACGACGATTTCGCCAACGTGCTGTCGCAGGTGGATGTGCTGCTGATGCTCGACGTGTATGCCGCCGGCGAAGCGCCGATCCCGGGTGCGGACAGCCGTTCGCTGTGCCGTACCATCCGCAGCCGCGGCAAGTTGGATCCGATCCTGGTTTCCGATGCTGATACCGTGCCGGAAACCCTGGCACAGCTGCTGCAGGATGAAGACCTGGTGCTGGTGCAAGGCGCCGGCAACGTGGGCAAAATCGCCCGTAAACTGGCCGAGCTGAAGCTGCAGCCGCCGAAAAAAGAGGAGGAGCACCATGGCTGATAAAGTTGCAGTTCTGCTGGGCGGCACCTCCGCCGAACGTGACGTTTCTCTGCAATCCGGCGCCGCGGTGCTGGCCGGGTTGCGCGAAGCCGGTATCGATGCGCACGGCGTCGATACACGCGATTTCCCGGTGACCCAGCTGAAAGAGCAGGGGTTCAC
The sequence above is drawn from the Serratia sp. FDAARGOS_506 genome and encodes:
- the murG gene encoding undecaprenyldiphospho-muramoylpentapeptide beta-N-acetylglucosaminyltransferase, with translation MSGKPKRLMVMAGGTGGHVFPGLAVAHHLMAQGWQVRWLGTADRMEADLVPKHGIEIDFIRISGLRGKGLKAQLTAPLRIWQAVRQAKAIMRSYQPDVVLGMGGYVSGPGGLAAWQCGIPVVLHEQNGIAGLTNRWLARIAAKVMQAFPGAFPNAEVVGNPVRTDVLALPLPAERLQGREGPIRVLVIGGSQGARVLNQTVPEVAARLGDRITLWHQVGKGALETVLRDYERVGQTQHKVTEFIDDMAAAYAWADVVVCRSGALTVSEIAAAGLPAIFVPFMHKDRQQYWNARPLEEAGAAKIIEQPQFNADVVAELLASWDRKTLLAMAEKARAVAIPDATERVAAELVRLAK
- the murC gene encoding UDP-N-acetylmuramate--L-alanine ligase, whose translation is MNTQQLAKLRTIVPEMRRVRHIHFVGIGGAGMGGIAEVLANEGYQISGSDLAPNPVTQQLSALGATIYFNHRPENVLDASVVVVSTAISADNPEIVAAREARIPVIRRAEMLAELMRFRHGIAIAGTHGKTTTTAMVSSIYAEARLDPTFVNGGLVKAAGTHARLGSSRYLIAEADESDASFLHLQPMVAVVTNIEADHMDTYQGDFENLKQTFINFLHNLPFYGRAVMCIDDPVVRELLPRVGRHITTYGFSEDADVRIEDYRQIGPQGHFTLSRQDKPLLTVTLNAPGRHNALNAAAAVAVATEEGIDDEDILRALAGFQGTGRRFDFLGEFPLEPVNGKAGSAMLVDDYGHHPTEVDATLKAARAGWPDKRLVMIFQPHRYTRTRDLYDDFANVLSQVDVLLMLDVYAAGEAPIPGADSRSLCRTIRSRGKLDPILVSDADTVPETLAQLLQDEDLVLVQGAGNVGKIARKLAELKLQPPKKEEEHHG